A portion of the Bemisia tabaci unplaced genomic scaffold, PGI_BMITA_v3 genome contains these proteins:
- the LOC109041712 gene encoding uncharacterized protein: MKEESREEIENLYQQGDWKSVLCHPSLKDSLLMWVEPQLEDLVFLRKITEATESTRIVSVGAGCGLLEWLLKAAVGVEVIGLEIDSKWWRSPYSPPSFIPLVFPEDERFFDLAEDENSALMFCYFNNGPAFNEYLNRYKGNCVIIIGSERHGVHTDPKPFDLQNSSSGWSLYSSKKISLSNDIMVVYTRNKCSLQ; encoded by the exons ATGAAGGAGGAAAGTCGTGAAGAGATTGAAAATCTTTACCAACAAG GTGACTGGAAATCTGTTCTATGTCATCCATCCCTGAAAGATTCCCTGTTAATGTGGGTTGAGCCACAGTTGGAAGATTtggtatttttgaggaaaataaccGAGGCAACGGAATCCACCAGGATTGTGAGCGTGGGTGCAGGCTGCGGTCTCTTGGAATGGCTCTTGAAAGCCGCCGTAG GAGTGGAGGTGATCGGACTGGAAATAGATTCAAAATGGTGGAGATCGCCTTATTCACCGCCAAGTTTCATTCCTCTGGTGTTTCCCGAAGATGAGCGATTCTTTGACTTGGCCGAGGATGAAAACTCAGCACTGATGTTCTGTTACTTTAACAACGGACCTGCATTTAATGAGTACCTGAATAGATACAAAGGAAACTGTGTTATTATCATCGGCTCTGAGCGACACGGTGTCCACACAGACCCGAAACCGTTCGACTTACAGAATTCCAGCTCAGGTTGGAGCTTGTACTCCTCAAAGAAAATCAGCTTGTCGAATGATATAATGGTTGTGTACACTCGAAATAAATGTTCCTTACAATGA
- the LOC109031836 gene encoding signal recognition particle 14 kDa protein, with translation MVLLENDVFLTHLKEMFAKSRQKGTVQLTMKRYDGRTKPRPKNPDKELPEPSEHLCLIRAVHKSKKLSTVVHSKDVNKFQLAYCSLLKTSFDGLQKRSKKSKSKAT, from the exons ATGGTCCTTTTGGAGAATGACGTG TTTTTAACCCACCTGAAAGAGATGTTTGCCAAATCGCGCCAGAAAGGAACAGTACAGCTAACAATGAAACGAT atgaTGGTAGAACAAAACCTAGACCGAAAAATCCTGACAAAGAACTCCCTGAACCCTCTGAACACTTATGTTTAATTCGCGCAGTTCACAAATCTAAAAAACTTAGCACTGTT GTCCATTCTAAAGATGTCAATAAATTCCAACTAGCATATTGCAGTCTACTTAAAACAAGTTTTGATGGACTTCAGAAACGATCCAAAAAATCCAAATCGAAAGCAACTTGA
- the LOC140225856 gene encoding U4/U6 small nuclear ribonucleoprotein Prp3-like, translating into MKSVKKQVMGSTPGDPNASKIGELQIKDMMKDAQRMIAERKRALESLKGKSAPVAAAPPVPKPPVGIPATDEKAKRIAELQAQIQSKISSGVLPVKQDKPTPLILDNEGRTVDSSGKEIQLSQVTPTLKANIHAKRREEFRQQLAEKPGEETSETTFYDPRISTRPSVRGKRSFKFHEPGKFRQLAERMRMKAQLEKLQNEISQIARKTGISSVTKLAQMAPKIENEIEEIPRVEWWDAVILEGEEYSNNLNGSVNIKQNAITHLVEHPTQMKPPTSSLKPDYMPVFLTKKERKKLRRQNRREAWKEEQEKIRLGLEPPPEPKLRISNLMRVLGTEAVQDPTKIEAHVRAQMAKRQKAHEDSNAARQLSTEQRKEKKLRKIQEDTTLGVHVAIYRVDQLSSASKKFKVETNAKQLFMTGCVVMFKDCNVIVVEGGPKQQKKFKRLMLHRIKWEEDMLKDEDGKDVPNKCVLVWEGLVKQRNFGEMKFKVCATEKLAREQFRKHEVEQYWDLAYSKAVMNDK; encoded by the exons ATGAAAAGTGTTAAGAAGCAAGTCATGGGGAGCACTCCAGGAGATCCGAATGCATCAAAAATCGGCGAGCTACAG attaaagaTATGATGAAAGATGCACAGAGGATGATCGCTGAACGGAAACGAGCTTTAGAGTCCTTGAAAGGTAAATCAGCGCCTGTTGCTGCGGCGCCACCAGTACCTAAACCACCTGTCGGAATTCCAGCAACTGATGAAAAAGCTAAAAGAATTGCAGAATTGCAA gCTCAGATTCAGTCAAAGATCTCTAGTGGTGTCTTACCAGTTAAACAAGACAAACCAACTCCATTGATTCTTGACAATGAAGGCCGTACCGTGGATTCGTCTGGAAAAGAAATTCAGCTTTCACAAGTCACCCCAACTTTAAAG GCTAATATCCATGCAAAGAGGAGAGAAGAATTTCGTCAGCAGCTAGCTGAAAAACCGGGTGAAGAAACAAGCGAAACCACATTTTACGATCCACGAATCTCAACCCGTCCCAGTGTACGAGGCAAAAGGTCTTTTAAGTTCCATGAGCCAGGGAAATTTCGACAGTTGGCAGAACGGATGCGAATGAAA GCCCAgttggaaaaattacaaaatgaaatttctcaaATAGCTCGTAAAACTGGCATATCCTCAGTAACGAAATTAGCCCAGATGGcacctaaaattgaaaatgaaatagaagAAATTCCCAGAGTTGAATGGTGGGATGCTGTCATACTTGAAGGGGAAga GTACAGCAATAATCTTAATGGGTCTGTCAATATCAAGCAGAATGCTATCACCCATCTAGTGGAACATCCAACCCAAATGAAACCAccaa ctagcTCTTTGAAACCAGACTACATGCCTGTGTTCCTGACGAAAAAGGAGCGGAAGAAATTAAGGCGGCAAAATCGAAGGGAAGCGTGGAAAGAAGAACAAGAGAAAATTAGATTAGGATTAGAACCTCCTCCCGAACCAAAG CTTCGTATTTCAAACTTGATGAGGGTTCTTGGGACAGAAGCTGTTCAAGATCCAACAAAAATAGAAGCTCATGTCAGAGCCCAGATGGCTAAAAGACAGAAAGCTCATGAAGACTCGAATGCTGCCAGACAATTATCAACTGAACAACGGAAGgagaaaaaactaagaaaaattcaagaagatACAACGTTAGGAGTCCATGTAGCAATTTACAG GGTTGATCAGTTAAGTAGCGCATCGAAAAAGTTCAAAGTAGAAACAAATGCCAAACAATTATTCATGACTGGCTGTGTTGTCATGTTCAAAGACTGCAATGTGATAGTTGTGGAAGGAGGTCCAAAAcagcagaaaaaatttaaaag GTTGATGCTTCACAGGATAAAGTGGGAAGAAGATATGCTGAAAGATGAGGATGGAAAAGATGTTCCCAATAAATGTGTCCTCGTATGGGAG GGTTTGGTGAAACAAAGAAACTTTGGTGAAATGAAATTCAAAGTATGTGCCACAGAAAAACTAGCACGGGAACAATTTAGGAAACATGAAGTTGAACAGTACTGGGACTTGGCATACAGTAAAGCAGTTATGAATGACAAATAG